CGTACCGAGGGTTCAAATCCCTCCGCCACCGCCAGAAATGGCCCCCGTCAAGTAGACGGGGGCCATTTCTCATTCGGCGATACCGTTGCGGAGAATCCGGAGTGCATCTTCGGTCCTTCGACCACCGTTGTGCTCCGAGCACAAAGGCCCCTCCCAAGTCTGGCCTCCCGGGCCGTTCCAGATCACTTCAGGCTTCCTTAGTGTTCTGGATCACATATCTGAGGACAGAACGCCGAGTCTTGGAGGCCCTACCCGTGACCAGTTCCTATTTTGCCTGGGACCTGACGAAGCGTGGCGACGCACCATGCGTCCGCGACGACGAGACCGCACTCGACTACATGAGCTTCGCCGAACGCGTCGAAGCCGCTGCGGAACAGTTCGCTGCGCGGGGTGTCGGCCGGGGCGCCGTGGTGGCGACTTTCCTGCCGAACCGCGTCGAACTGCTGATCACGCTGATGGCCGCCTGGCGGCTCGGAGCGATCGCCACCCCGGTCAACCCTGCGTTCACGCCCGACGAGGCCGAGTACCAGCTGACGGACTCGGGCGCACGCCTCGTCGTCGGAGTGAACGCGGGCGGGACCGATCCCGATCGTGACTTCCTCTCCGTCGGCGACCTCGCCACGTCGCCAAGCCCGCGCTGGCGAGTCCCGGCCGCGCCGGGCTTCGATGACGACGCCCTGCTCATCTACACGTCCGGCTCGACCGGCCGCCCCAAGGGCGTGCGTCTCTGCCACGGAAACTTGCACCACATGGGATCGGCGATGGCCCAACACTTCTCGCTCACCGATCGGGACCATGCCCTTCTCGTGTTGCCGCTGTTCCACGTCAACGCCATCTGCGTGAGCTTCCTGGCGCCGATGCTCGTCGGCGGGCAGTTGAGCATCACCGGCAAGTTCTCGCCGAGTCGATTCTTCGACGACGTCGCGCGACTGAAGCCCACGTACTTCTCCGCCGTCCCGACCATTTACGCGCTCCTGGTCTCGCAGCCCGGGCTCACCCCGGACGCCACCGCGTCGCTGCGGTTCGCGGTCTGCGGTGCGGCCCCGATCTCCAAGGAACTGCTCGACCGCGTCGAACAGGCCTTCGGCATCCCGATCGTCGAGGGTTACGGGCTCACCGAGGGCACATGCGCATCTGCCTGTAACCCGGTAGACGGTGTACGCAAACTCGGCACGGTCGGGCCTGCGCTACCCGGCCAGCACATCGCCATCGTCGACGCCGCAGGCGCCGAGGTGCCGACCGGTGAGATCGGCGAGGTCGTCATCAGCGGACCGAATGTGATGCGCGGCTACCTCAATCGTCCCGATGCCACCGCCTCGACCATCGTCGACGGCCGGCTGCACACCGGTGACGTCGGCCGTCTCGACTCCGACGGCTACCTGACCCTCGTCGACCGGATCAAGGACATGATCATCCGTGGCGGCGAGAACATCTACCCGAAGGAGATCGAGAACGCGCTCGCCACCCACCCCGGCGTCCTCGAATGCGCCGTCGTCGGTGCCCCCGACGAGCTCTACGGCGAGTTACCGGTCGCCTTCGTGGTCGCCTACCCGGACCGGAACCCGTCGGCCGAGGAACTCGCTGCCCACATCGCCGGCCGACTCGCGAAGGTCAAGCAGCCCAGCGTGATCCACGTCGTCGGCGAACTGCCGCGCAACCCCGTCGGCAAGATCGACAAGCCGGCCCTGCGCAACGAGTTGCGCAGCCCCGCACCAATCTGACGACCACCACACGATCCACCGACTCGCAGCCGCCGGCTGCCGAGGCGATACCCCACGCGCCACGGACCCCCGCGACGCCCGAATCCAGTGATATTCCACCGGAAAAGGAGTGCACAGAAATGGGACTCACCCAACCCGATTTCCCCCAAGTGGACCCGGAGACATTCCTCCAGAGACCGTTCTTCGACCGAATCCGCACACTCGGCGCCCATTGGGCCGATTACGGATTCGGCACACCGAAGATGGTGCACATCATCTATCTGGTGAAGGTCTTCGTCTTCTACGTCGGCGTGGGGATCACGCTCGCGACCCTGACGTCCGGGCTCAACCCGCTCCACGTCACCGAATGGTGGAACCAGCCCATCGTCTACCAGAAGGCGATCCTGTGGACGGTGTTGGTGGAGATCCTCGGCATCGGCGGCTCGTGGGGTCCGCTGGCCGGCCACTTCAAGCCGATGACCGGTGGCATCCTGTATTGGTTGCGGCCCAAGACGATCCGGCTCCCACCGTGGCCCGGCAAGGTGCCCTTCACCAAGGGCGATTCCCGCACCCCCTTCGACGTCGCGGTGTACGCCCTCATTCTCACGAATCTCGTTGTCGCGATCGCTCTTCCGGGTGTCTCGTCGGACTCGCTCGACGCGGCGATGGCAGACAACCAGGGCCTGGTGAACCCGACGCTGATGTACCCGCTGATCGCGCTGATCGTCGTGATGGGACTTCGGGACAAGGTCATCTTCCTGGCGGGACGATCCGAGCAGTATCTGCCCGCGATCATCTTCTTCGGAATCCTGCCGTTCGTGGACATGATCCTCGCGCTGAAGTTGCTGATCGTGACCGTCTGGGTCGGTGCCGGCATCTCCAAGATGGGCCACCACTTCTCGATGGTGATCCCGCCGATGCTGTCGAACACCCCGTGGCTGCCGAGCAAGACCATCAAGCGTGCGCACTACCGCAACTTCCCCGAGGACATGCGGCCGTCGAAGCTGGCCGGCGGCGTCGGGCACGTGCTGGGCACCATCGTCGAGATCGTCACGCCTCTGGTGCTGCTCTTCTCCACCAACAAGACGCTCACTGTGGCCGCGGTCGTGCTGATGGTGTGCTTCCACCTGTTCATCCTGTCGACGTTCCCGCTGGCCGTCCCTCTCGAATGGAACATGCTGTTCGCCTACGCGTCGGTCTTCCTGTTCCTCGGGTTCCCGGCGTGGGACGGCTACGCCCTCGCCGACACCTCGACCCCGTGGGGCCTGGCGCTGATCGCCGCGGCGCTCTGCTTCTTCCCGGTTCTGGGCAACCTGCGGCCCGACCTAGTCTCCTTCCTGCCGTCGATGCGTCAGTACGCCGGCAACTGGGCGTCGGCGACCTGGGCATTCGCGCCGGGCGCCGAGGAGAAGCTCGACAAGCACGTCGTGCGACCGGCCAAGAACACCCGCACGCAGCTGCTCGAGTCGTACCCGCCGGAGGTCGCCGACGTGGTGATGCACCAGCTGCTGGCCTGGCGGTCGCTGCACAGCCAGGGCCGCGCGCTGTACTCACTGATGATGCGCCACCTCGGTGAGGACATCGACACCTACACCCTGCGGGAGGCAGAGTTCTCCTGTAACTCACTGGTGGCCTTCAACTTCGGTGACGGACACCTCCACGACGAGAAGCTCATCGCCGCTCTCCAGCGACGCTGCAACTTCGCGCCCGGTGAGTTCACTGTCGCGTGGATCGAGTCGCAACCCATCCACAAGGGCACGCAGAGCTACAAGGTGATCGACGCCGCGCTGGGTGTCATCGAGACCGGAACCTACCGGGTCGTCGACGCGGTCAACGAGCAGCCGTGGCTGCCGAACGGGCCGATCCCGTTCGACGTCGAGTGGACTCTCGACGTTGACGCTCGTCGCGCGGTCACCGATCCTGAGGTGGTGCGTGAACCGCAGATGCGCCGCAACGACAGCGGCACGTCGCCCGTGCAGGCGACAGATCAGGTGCAGCAGTGACCACTGCTGTCGTGGTCGGCGGCGGGCCCAACGGGCTCGCCGCCGCCCTGCACCTGGCCCGCAACGGCGTGCAGGTGCAGGTACTGGAAGCCGCCGACACGGTCGGCGGTGGTGCACGGTCCGGTGAACTGACCGTGCCCGGCGTCATCCACGATCACTGCTCGGCGTTCCATCCGCTCGGTGTGGGGTCGCCGTTCTGGGCCGAGGTCGGACTCGAGAAGTACGGGCTGGTGTGGAAGTGGCCGGAGGTCGACTGCGCGCACCCGCTCGACTCCGGGGACGTTGCGCTGCTGTACCAGTCGATCACCGAGACCGCCGCGGGTCTGGGCGACGACGGAAGGCGCTGGCGATCCATGTTCGGCGACCTGGCCGAGCATTTCGACGACCTCGGTGAGGACCTGCTCAGGCCGATCGTCAACATCCCCGGACACCCGATCAGGTTGGCCGCCTTCGGGCCTCGCGCGGTGCTACCGGCCACCGTGCTGGCCCGCTGGTTCCGCACCGAGCGCGGGCGGGCGCTCTATGGCGGGATCGCCGCGCATCTGTTCTCCCGCCTCGACCGGCCGTTGACCGCATCACTCGGCCTGATGATCGCCGCTAGCGGACATCGGTACGGATGGCCTGTCGCCGAGGGCGGTTCCGGCGCCATCATCGCGGCGGTGACGGCTGCACTGCTCGACGCCGGCGGCAAGATCGAGACCGGGGTCCGAGTCAGCTCCCGCGCCGACATCCCGCCCGCCGATCTCGTTCTTCTGGATCTCTCGCCGGCGCAAGTGCTTTCGATCTATGGCGACGCCATGCCCGCGCGGGTTCGCCGCTCCTACCGGCGGTACCGCGTCGGGTCGTCGGCCTTCAAGGTCGACTTCGCCATCGACGGCGACATCCCGTGGACCAATCCGGATTGTGTGCGGGCCGGAACCGTTCACCTCGGCGGCGATTTCGACGAGGTCGCGTACACGGAGAAGCAGCGCGCCGCGGGGGTCATGCCGTCCCGGCCCTTCGTCCTGCTCGGTCAGCAGTACGTTGCCGACCCCAGCCGGAGTGCGGGCGGAATCAATCCGATCTACGCCTACGCCCACGTCCCACGGGGTTTCGAGGGCGACGCCACCGACCAGATCGTGGCGCAGATCGAGAGATTCGCTCCGGGTTTCCGCGACCGCATCGTCGCCACGACGAGCCTGGGAACCGAGGCCCTGCATCAGGGCAACGCCAACTTCGCGGCCGGCGACATCATCGGCGGCGCCAACGACGGACTGCAGATGGTCCTGCGCCCCCGCCTTGGCATGGACCCGTACTCGACAGGTGTTCCGGGCGTGTACATCTGCTCGCAGGCCAGCCCCCGGGAGCCGGTGTGCACGGATTGTGCGGATTCCATGCGGCGGAGTCGGCGCTTCGGCACAGCCGAAAGGTCTCGAAGCCTTGACCGGTTCGGGTTCCTTTCGATCGATGTCGACGGCGGCCGGTGACGCCGCCCGCGATCGGCTGGCCGGGGTGCCCGCGGCCGCCGACTCCGAATTGCTCGAACACGCCGCGCTGGTCGCGAAGATGTTGCGGGAGGGCGAGTCCGAGCTCGTCGCCGAGCTGAGCTCGATGATGGCCCGCGGCATCGACCAACTCGACACCGACCCGAAACTGGTGGAACTCCTCGCGGCCAGTGTGCACGGCAACGTGTCGACCATCATCCATGTCCTGGCCAACGACATACCCATCGAGCATCTCCAACCGGCTACTGCCGCAGTGGAGTACGCCCTCAGGTTGGCGCAGCGCGACGTCCCGTCGAACTCACTCGTCCGGGCGTACCACATGGGCCAGAACAGTATGATGCACCGCTGTTACCGACTGGTCGAGGAACTCGACCTCGACGGCGAGGCGTCCATGGCGCTCATCCGACACATCTCCGATGTGGTCTTCGGATACATCGACTGGATCACCCTCTACGTGTTCGAGGCATACGAGGACGAGCGACGCCGGTGGCTGGGCGTCGAGGGCAATGTGCAGTCGGCGGCGATCCACACGTTCCTCGGCAGCCTCGACACCGACGACCGCGACTTCGAGAGGGAGACCGGATACCGTCTGGACCGGCGACATCTGGCGCTGATCGTGTGGTCGGCCGACGATGATCCGGTCGAGCTGGTGGTCCTCACCCGCGCGGCAAGGGATCTCGCGGTCGCGCTGGGCGGTGGCGGGGACCCCATCGTCACCGCCATCGACCGATCGACGGTCTGGGCCTGGATTCCACTCGCCCCCGGTCGAGGGGGCGGTGACGACCCGTCGGAAAGCGTTGCGCGGGCGACGTTGCCGACGGGGGTCAGGGTCGCGTGGGGCCTGCCCGGATCGGGTGCCCGCGGCTTCCGGCGCACCCATGAACAGGCGCGAGCTGCCTACTCGGTCGCGACGACCGCCGGCAGTTCGGCCGGCCGGGTCGTCGGCTTCGGCGACCGTGGTGTGGCCGTCGTGTCCCTGCTCGCGAGGGATCTGGATTCGACGAGGTCCTGGGTTCATGAGGTGCTGGGGGGCCTCGCCGAGGACACCCCCAACGCTGCCATGCTCCGGGAGACGCTGTCGGTGTACTTCGCCACGAAGGAAAGCCACCTGCGCACCGCCGAGCGGCTGAACCTGCACCGCAACACCGTGAAGTACCGCATCGGCAAGGCGTTGGCCGAGGCGCCGCGCGACCGCGATCGCCTCGACCTCGCCCTGGCGCTCACCGTCTGCGAGTTCCTCGGACCCACGGTGCTCGACGGCTGACCCCGGGCCGCCGGTCAGTCACACGCGGTGGCCGCCGAGGCCTCCCATAGCGGCGCGATCTCCTTCTCGATGCGTTCGGTGATCGCCACCCGCCGGTCGAGTGCGTCCTGGCCCACCGGAAGATGCAGTGGCAGTGGATCGTCCGACGACACGATCCGATGGATGAACGCGGCGCCCTTGACCGGATCGCCGAGCTGCGAGTGGTTGGTCACCTCGGCCCACTCGAGTGTTGCGTGAGCCGGAGTGCCGTCGTACGCGGCAAGCTGATTCGCCGGGAGCTGCAGCGAACTGACGTCGAGGAAATCGGTGCGGAACACACCGGGTTCGACGACGGTGCTCTGGATTCCGAACGCAGCCAGCTCACCGGCGAGTGATTCGCTGATGCCCGCGACCGCGAACTTGGTCGCCGAATAGAGTGCGACGCCCGGCTCGCCCTCGAAGCCGCCACGGGACCCGATGTGCACGAGTTTGCCGCGACCGGCGGCCCGCATCAGCGGCACGACCGCACGAGTGGCGTTCAGGAGCCCGAAGACGTTGACGTCGAACACCGACCTGGCCTCGGCATCGGAGATCTCTTCCACCGCGCCGAGGAGGCCGCGGCCGGCATTGTTGACCAGGACGTCGATGATCCCGAATCGCTCCACCGTCGATGCGACGGCGGTGGCGACCTGGTCGACGTCGGTGACGTCGAGCGGCACCGGGAGGACGTCGGGGTGATTGCGGACGTCGTCGGGGATGGAGTTGATTTTGCGTGCACAGACGGCGACGCTGTCGCCGGCCTGAAGAGCGGCCCGTGCGATCTCGAGGCCCAGTCCGCGGCCCGCGCCGGTGATCATCCAGACAGACATGTTCGTACTCACTTTCGTTGGGATGGTGGTGAATCGCCGTCGAGGCGATGACATCCATGGTTGCGATGCCGCGAGCACCGGTGAAGAGAGAGTTCTTCCTGGGACAAACTGGGCCACCTTCACCCTTTGACGCAGGTCGACGGACCTCCCAGGATGGAGACATGGCCGATCAGCTGGAACCGTCACTCGCCGATTTCCTCCGCGCGGCTCGCGGTCGGCTGTCGCCGGACGCCGCCGGGATACCCGATGCGGGACGCCGCAGGGTCAAGGGCCTGCGGCGCGAGGAACTGGCGATGCTCGCCGGTGTGAGCGTCGACTACTACACGCGGTTGGAGCAGGGACGCAGCAAGAGCGCGTCCCTGGAGGTGCTCGACGCGCTGGCCGACGCCCTGCAGCTCGATGACAGCGAGCGCTCCCATCTGCACGCGATCGCTCGTCGCGAACCGGCCAGGAGGCGCCGCGCCGACAGGCCGCAACGCCTCCACGAGTCGACCCGGGAACTACTCGCCACCTTCGACGCTGCGCTGCAGCCGGCGTTCGTCCTCGGACGCCGGTTGGATGTGCTGGGCCACAACCGACTTGCCGGACTCCTCGTCGTCGACTTCGAGAACTTGCCTGCGGCGGAGCGCAATCAAGCCCGTTTCGTCTTCCTGGACCCGCATGCGCGCGACCTGTATACGGACTGGGACGGTGTCGCCGCGGACACCGCAGCCATGTTGCGCATGGACGCGGGCAAACATCCCGACGACCCCCGGCTCGGAGCCCTGGTGGGCGAACTGTCCATCCACAGTCCGGAATTCGTCAAGCTCTGGGCCCGTAACCGCGTGCACGAGCGCAGCGTCGGCACCAAGCGCTATCACCACCCGCTGGTAGGTGATCTGACTGTCGCCTACCAGGCCCTGACACCGGGCGACGATCCCGAGCAGACGATCTTCGTCTACCGGACCGAACCGGAATCGGCGTCGCGACATGCACTCCAGCTGCTGTCCGGGCTCGCCGACGATCCGGCGTCGCCTGCCGGGACGAAGCCCATCTCGCGCGCCGCCGAGCCGGGTACCTGAGCGACCCCGGGTATCAGCCGATGGCGGTCCGGCGTTCCTGCGCGGTGTTCTTCCGTGCCGCCGCGACCGGAGACAGTGCGACGGCGATGGTGCCGGTCACCACCAGGTGCGACGGGACCACGGCATGAAGTGTGCGCCGATGCCGGGACAGGTCGACGACGGTGATGTCGAGCATCGACCCTGTCGAGCCGGCCCCGGGGAACGCGACGTCGAGGATCGACGAGTGGAGGGGAAGTGCGGCATCGATGGCGACGACCGCGCGTCCGTGGGAGATCACGACCGAGGTCATCCGGGTCACCAGCGTCGAGAACCACTCCGACGGTTCGCACGAGGACTGGCTGACGGGTAGTCCATCGGCGTCGAGGTAAAAGGCGACCTTGCGCCGGAGGGACTCCTCGCGCAACGAGACCTCTCCCGCGAGGATGTCGTCGCCGGCGGCGCTGAGCTGGGCTCCCCAGGTGGATGCATCGAAGGTTCTGGTCACTTCTGACCCCTCTCGGCGAAGGACTGTGTTCTCACAGTGTGACCGATCGAGTGCAGTTCTGCACCAGGACGCGACGGAAAGATGTTGAACAACAACGAAATCGGTGGTCGGTGTGTGCCGGAGCGCACACGCTGGAGTCGGCGCCGATCCGACGCGAACGACGATCGGGTGCTCGACCGCGATCTCGTCGTGTGCACCGATCATGGCGCAACATCACGCCTCCGCACCTCGGACACGCCGTTGTCGATTGATCGGGGGCACCGGGCTACCCGGTAGCCGGTATCCCGGTGCACCGGCCAGCCCCCGGTCGGGTTGGCGGTCAGCATCGACGACATCCGCCCGCGGCCGGACGAGTCTTGAAGTCACCGATCCAAGACTCTGCAGTGGCACTGCGCGAGAGGAGCTCTCATCATGAACGACACATCGATCGACACCAGCGTTCCGCCGAGCGGGCCGGGTTGCGTCGAATGCGAGGCCGCCCGGTCATGGTGGTTTCACCTGCGGCGATGCGCCGAGTGCGGTCACATCGGCTGCTGTGACGACTCGCTCAGCCGCCACGCCCGTCAGCACGCCGCCGAGACCGGACACACGGTGATGCAGAGCTTCGAACCGGGGGAGAACTGGTTCTACAGCTTCCGAACCCGTCAGGTGTTCGACGGCCCGACGATGGTCGAACCCACGTCGCACCCGGCCGATCAAGGCGTTCCCGGACCGGTCGGTCGCGTGCCAGGTGATTGGGTTCGGCAACTGAATCATGCGCACTCACGCTGACTCCCGAAACCGATTTCACCACTTCGATTCACAAACCACGGAGCCCACCATGTCCACCATGAATTCACACGCCACCGACCTCGTCAGAGTCTACGGTCGCACTCAGTGCCGGCGTGCGTTCGAACTGCGTGACTTCCTCAGCCGGAGCGTCGTTCACTTCGAATGGATCCCGATCGACACCGACGTCGACTCCACACGGCACTTCGGTCTGCCACTGGACGAGACCGATCTTCCGATCGTCGATCTGAGCGATGGTTCGCGGTTGCACTCGCCGACGGTCGCCGAGCTGGCCGACCGGCTCGGGTGGGTCCAGGAACCGAAGCTGCCGGAGTACGACGTCGCGATCTACGGCGCCGGGCCGGCGGGACTGTCCGCAGCGGTCTACGCGGCGTCGGAGGGGCTGAGCGTGGCCGTCCTGGAGCGCGAGGCCGTCGGCGGGCAGGCCGGTTACAGCAGCCTCATCGAGAACTACCTCGGCTTCCCGAAGGGCATCCCCGGAGGCGAACTGACGGAACGCGCCCGCCAGCAGGCGGTGTCGTTCGGCGCCGAACTCCTCCTCATGCGCGACGGGATGCAGACCCGCTTCGCCGACGACCGGGTGTACACGACCCTGAACGACGGGACGACCGTCGTCTCACGGACTGCGGTGTGCACAACCGGCGTCGAGTGGCGACGTCTCGGACTCCCTGACGAGGACCGCTACATGGGCTGCGGCCTGTTCTACGGGGCGGGGACCAGCGAGGCGTCGACGTGCTCCGATCTCGAGGTGTTCGTCGTCGGTGGCGGGAATTCCGCAGGTCAGGCGGTGATGAACCTCTCGGCGTACGCCAAGCGCGTCACCATGCTGGTCCGCGGGCCGTCCTTGTCGGCGACGCTGTCCGCCTATCTCGAGGAGCGTGTCGTCCGCCGGCCCAATGTCGAGATCAGGACGAACACCCGGGTGGTCGGCCTCGACGGAGCGCAGGGGCTGACGGCGATCCGTCTCGAGGACACCAGGACCGGCGCCGTCGAGGAGGCCGACACGGAACGACTGTTCGTCTGCATCGGTGGCGACCCTGCCACCGAATGGGCTGCCGGGACACCGCTGGTGCGCGACGATCACGGATTCCTCATCACCGGACCCGATCTCGTGCGCACCCATCGCGAGGCGCACTGGCCGCTCGAGCGCGCCCCTTACTACATGGAGACCTCGGTACCCGGGTTCTTCGCGGCCGGCGACGTTCGCCGGAACTCGGTGAAGCGCGTCGCGTCCGCCGTGGGTGAAGGGGCGATGGCGGTGACCTTCGTCCACAGTTACCGGCCTCGATCTAGTTGTTTCAGATCTAGCTGTGCACGCCGGTGTGGCTCCCGTCGGCACGCCACGTCACCGTCGTCGGGACCTCGTCGTCCCAGGGCTGGCGGGTGACGAGGTCGGCGACCCGGACGTACCCGCGTTCGAAGATGCCGGTCGCCGGATCGATCAGGCGATACTCCTGCGTCTGGCGATGGATCGGCTGGGCGTCGAGCAGGACGATCCGGACCTCACCGGGCTCGAAACGGCAACGCCGTTGCAGTGATTCGATCAGCTGCTCGTTCGAGAGGTGACCGTCCCCGAAGTTCCAGCCCATGGCGGTACTGCAGATCCGCTCACCGTCGGTGAGGACGTACTGCTGCTCGGGAGTTCCGGCCATCGCGCGGTGGGCGAGCGTGAACAGCGCGCGGCCGTGACTGTTGAAGGCGCGGAACGCATATCCCATGTAGAGCGGGATCTGCGCGGCTTCGGGGCTGCCGTAGAAACGTTCGAGCTGCGCGGCCGGCATCGATGCGATCGCCACGATGCCCGCTTCGATCTTCGCCGACGCCGACGGTTTGATGCACCACAACCCGGTGTCCCAGTTGCCCGCGTAATACCGCATGCCCGGCAGGAACGACACCTTGCGCGGCATCAGGTTCCCGACGACGACGGTCGTCGCCGACACCGCGAACAGCACAATGGGCCAGGGTGATTCGAGATCGGTGAGGCCGATCCCCGGGTGTCCGACGAAGATCGCCAGGATGCCGAACATCATGAAGACGTTCCACTCCAGCGGGACGCCCATCGGGATCGACGACAGGATGCCGAAGTGGAAGACGAGCATGATCGCAGCGGCGATCCCGCCCACCCATCCCCCGTGTGAGAAGAACAGCACGATGGGAACGAGTCCCTCGACGGCGGTGGAGAAGTGGGCGATCCAGCGTGAGCGTCGTCCGGGGCGCAGGTCGTCGGGGAAGTCCTCGAAGAACTTCCGTTTGATCCTCGGCGACCGCCAGATCGGGTTGTTCGACATCATCGTCGCGATGACGAAGGGGAAGTGCTTGTTCAGCTTCGATGTCGCCGCGCCCAGCCAGATGCACAGGAACAGGAGTTTGGCGCCGATGATCATGTCGACGCCGCTGAACAGGAACGTCACCGTGAGCGCCCCGTACACCTCGCCGCGCGCCGCGAGGAAGACCGTCTTGTCGCGGAGCCCGATGGCGGCGAGGAGCGCGAGGATGGTCCAGATCTGCCACACCGGCAGCACCCCGACGGTCGTGTCGAGAGCGGGTACGGCCCCGGACCCGGAGCTGAAGAGCGCGATCAGCACGACGACGATCAGCGCGCCGTAGAGCGCGACGTCGACCGGGGTTCGGGTGTCGCCCGCGGTCAGGGGAATCCGCGGCCACGGGGGTTGGCGGATCGTTTTGGGGCGCAACCAATAGAGGATCGAACCGAAGGGCGGGAAGAAGCGGTTGTTCAGCGGACCGAACCCGCAACCGAATCCCACGACCTCGAACAGCATCGTGTAAAGCACGATCTTCTGGAAGACGATCGGCTCGTTGTACCAGTCGGTGACCGCGAAGAAGCCGTCGATGCCGGGCGTCGAGATGACGATCGCCCAGCCGATCAGGATGTAGGCGAGGATCTTTGCGACATAGAACAGGTGCAGGGCGACCGGGGTTCCGAACCCGACCTCGGCCCAGTGTCGCGCCATCGGTCGGATCTTCTCCGCTCGCGTGCCCTGACTCCAGGTCGGGAAATCGATGTCCGGCGTGGTCTGCTTCAGGAATCCCATCGTTGCCGAACGTAACAAACCAAGCGATTGCTCGGGGTCGGATCAGGCCTGGTCGAGCGATTTCGGCACCGTGCGTGCATTCCGGTCACCGATGCGCGGCATCGTATGCCTCGCGGCTAGCGTGCACCTCGTCCATGTGGGCCTCGGCCCACGTCTTGATCGACGCCATGACGCCGTGCAGGGACAGCCCGAGGTCGGTGAGCTCGTAGGTCACGGTGACCGGGACGGTGGCAGTCACCGTGCGGGTGACGAGTCCATCGCGTTCCATCGAGCGCAGCGTCTGCGTCAGCATCTTCTGGCTGACACCGGCCAGGCGTTGTGCGAGTTGGGAGTAGCGCATCGCCCGCGGGCCTCCGGGACAGTCGTTTCCCGGGGCGGGCCCGTCGCTGCCGAGTGCGGCGAGGATGAGCGCGACCCACTTGTTGGAGATGCGGTCCAGGAGCTGGCGACTCGGGCACTGCGCGAGGAAGGCGTCGTACTGGGCGCGAGCCTCGGCTCGTTTGTCGGCTGCGGTCTGCGTCGGCATGGCGGCACCTTTCGTTTCGGTGTGTAACGCACTTCGAAGTGCGTACTTCCCATTAGAGAGTTGCTCTCTCATGGTGGTTCCTAGAACCGCTACACACAAGAAGGAGACGCCATGAGCACAAGTCGAGACACTTTCCGCGCCGCGGTCGTGACCACGCCGTCGGGACCCGACGCGATCGAGATCGTCGACGTCCCGGTGCGGCGACCCGCGGACGGCGAGGTGCGCGTCGCGGTCGCCGCCGCCTCGGTCAACCCGGTCGACCTCGCGGTGTCGTCCGGGTTCTTCCACTCGGTGGGGGTGATCAGCGGCGACACGCCCGTCGGGCTGGGTATGGACTTCGCGGGCACGGTCCTCGAGTCCGGCGTCGGCGTCGACCTCGCACCGGGTACCCGGGTCGCCGGGGTCCTGCCCGGCTTCGGCCATCCGACCGGCGCCTACGCGGAAGAGGTCGTGACTTCGGTCGATGCGGTGGCGGTCGTGCCGGAATCCCTGGACCTCGTCGCGGCGGCGACCGTGGCCATCAACGTCCTTGCCGCCG
The sequence above is drawn from the Gordonia rubripertincta genome and encodes:
- a CDS encoding class I adenylate-forming enzyme family protein, whose amino-acid sequence is MTSSYFAWDLTKRGDAPCVRDDETALDYMSFAERVEAAAEQFAARGVGRGAVVATFLPNRVELLITLMAAWRLGAIATPVNPAFTPDEAEYQLTDSGARLVVGVNAGGTDPDRDFLSVGDLATSPSPRWRVPAAPGFDDDALLIYTSGSTGRPKGVRLCHGNLHHMGSAMAQHFSLTDRDHALLVLPLFHVNAICVSFLAPMLVGGQLSITGKFSPSRFFDDVARLKPTYFSAVPTIYALLVSQPGLTPDATASLRFAVCGAAPISKELLDRVEQAFGIPIVEGYGLTEGTCASACNPVDGVRKLGTVGPALPGQHIAIVDAAGAEVPTGEIGEVVISGPNVMRGYLNRPDATASTIVDGRLHTGDVGRLDSDGYLTLVDRIKDMIIRGGENIYPKEIENALATHPGVLECAVVGAPDELYGELPVAFVVAYPDRNPSAEELAAHIAGRLAKVKQPSVIHVVGELPRNPVGKIDKPALRNELRSPAPI
- a CDS encoding DUF3556 domain-containing protein, coding for MGLTQPDFPQVDPETFLQRPFFDRIRTLGAHWADYGFGTPKMVHIIYLVKVFVFYVGVGITLATLTSGLNPLHVTEWWNQPIVYQKAILWTVLVEILGIGGSWGPLAGHFKPMTGGILYWLRPKTIRLPPWPGKVPFTKGDSRTPFDVAVYALILTNLVVAIALPGVSSDSLDAAMADNQGLVNPTLMYPLIALIVVMGLRDKVIFLAGRSEQYLPAIIFFGILPFVDMILALKLLIVTVWVGAGISKMGHHFSMVIPPMLSNTPWLPSKTIKRAHYRNFPEDMRPSKLAGGVGHVLGTIVEIVTPLVLLFSTNKTLTVAAVVLMVCFHLFILSTFPLAVPLEWNMLFAYASVFLFLGFPAWDGYALADTSTPWGLALIAAALCFFPVLGNLRPDLVSFLPSMRQYAGNWASATWAFAPGAEEKLDKHVVRPAKNTRTQLLESYPPEVADVVMHQLLAWRSLHSQGRALYSLMMRHLGEDIDTYTLREAEFSCNSLVAFNFGDGHLHDEKLIAALQRRCNFAPGEFTVAWIESQPIHKGTQSYKVIDAALGVIETGTYRVVDAVNEQPWLPNGPIPFDVEWTLDVDARRAVTDPEVVREPQMRRNDSGTSPVQATDQVQQ
- a CDS encoding PucR family transcriptional regulator, with the protein product MSTAAGDAARDRLAGVPAAADSELLEHAALVAKMLREGESELVAELSSMMARGIDQLDTDPKLVELLAASVHGNVSTIIHVLANDIPIEHLQPATAAVEYALRLAQRDVPSNSLVRAYHMGQNSMMHRCYRLVEELDLDGEASMALIRHISDVVFGYIDWITLYVFEAYEDERRRWLGVEGNVQSAAIHTFLGSLDTDDRDFERETGYRLDRRHLALIVWSADDDPVELVVLTRAARDLAVALGGGGDPIVTAIDRSTVWAWIPLAPGRGGGDDPSESVARATLPTGVRVAWGLPGSGARGFRRTHEQARAAYSVATTAGSSAGRVVGFGDRGVAVVSLLARDLDSTRSWVHEVLGGLAEDTPNAAMLRETLSVYFATKESHLRTAERLNLHRNTVKYRIGKALAEAPRDRDRLDLALALTVCEFLGPTVLDG
- a CDS encoding SDR family NAD(P)-dependent oxidoreductase — translated: MSVWMITGAGRGLGLEIARAALQAGDSVAVCARKINSIPDDVRNHPDVLPVPLDVTDVDQVATAVASTVERFGIIDVLVNNAGRGLLGAVEEISDAEARSVFDVNVFGLLNATRAVVPLMRAAGRGKLVHIGSRGGFEGEPGVALYSATKFAVAGISESLAGELAAFGIQSTVVEPGVFRTDFLDVSSLQLPANQLAAYDGTPAHATLEWAEVTNHSQLGDPVKGAAFIHRIVSSDDPLPLHLPVGQDALDRRVAITERIEKEIAPLWEASAATACD